CTGCTGGAGAACGGACACGAGGACGCAGTCAGAACGGCACACGTCGAGACGCCGAAGGCGGTGTACGGCATCGACACCGAAGCGACGTTACAGCGATAGTACAGGCTACCCGAACTTGCCAGTAATGTAGTCCTCGACGCGCTGGCTATCGGGATTCTCGAAGATTTTGTCCGTGTCGTCGAACTCGACCAGCTCGCCACCGGTGAGGAAGACGGCGGTCTTGTCCGAGATACGGGCCGCCTGCTGCATGTTGTGAGTGACGATGACAACGGTGAACTCCTCGGCCAGTTCCTCGATGAGGTCCTCGATCTTCGAGGTGGCAATCGGGTCAAGCGCCGACGCCGGCTCGTCCATCAGAATGACATCCGGGTCGACGGCAATAGCGCGGGCGATGCAGAGCCGCTGTTGCTGGCCGCCCGAGAGGTCGAGCGCGCTCTTGTCCAGCTGGTCTTTGACTTCGTCCCACAGCGCGGCGCGCTTGAGAGCCGTCTCGACTTTCTCGTCTATGTTCTCCGTCTGGTCCTGAATCCGGAGGCCGTAAGCGACGTTGTCGTAGATGCTCTTCGGGAAGGGGTTGGGGTGCTGGAACACCATTCCGATGCGTCGCCGCAGCGCCACCGGGTCCACGTCGGCATCGTAGACGTTTTTCCCCTCGAAGTAGAGGTCTCCCTCGACCCGCGCCGCGTCGATGAGATCGTTCATGCGGTTGATACACCGCAGGAACGTGGACTTGCCACAGCCGGAGGGTCCGATCATGGCCGTCACCTGTTTTTCCGGGATGGCCAAGTCGATACCCTGTAGCGCCTGCGTCTCGCCGTAGAACACGTTCAGGTCGCGGGACTCGATGACTGGCTTCCCCGTCTCGCCCGCGTTCGCGTCCGTTCCCTCCACGTCGATCGACTGGTCGACGAGGGGGTCGCCGGACGGGTCCGGCGACGACGCGGCTGTTTCAGTGGTCGGTGTGGGCTCGGTACTCTCGTTGCTCGTCATCTCGTTCTCTGTCATGAATTATCCTGTTCGCTGATACCGGTTCCGGATGACAATCGCTGTCGCGTTCATCACCAGCAACACTGCAAGCAGTGTAATCACGCCGGCCGCCAGCACGCCGTGGCGGAACGACGGGTCCAGTTCCGACGACCATGAGAAAATCTGGCGTGGCATCATGCTCGCCACGTCGAAGAAGCTATTCGGCGCGAGCCGGACCGACGCCGCCGCCCCGATCATCAGCAGCGGGGCCGTTTCGCCGATGGCCCGACCCAGCGCCAGTATCGTCCCGGTCAGAATGCCCGGAAGTGCTTCGGGGAGGACGACCTGCCGGATCGTCTGCCAGCGGGTCGCCCCCATTCCGTAGGAGGCCTGTCGGAACGAGTCGGGGACGGATCGAATCGCCTCCTGTGCGGAGATGATCACAATCGGGAGGATCAACAGGCCGACCGCGAGGCCGGCGACGATGACGGAGCCCTGGGGCCACTGGAGAACTCGGATGAAAAGCGCCAGTCCGAGCAGGCCGTACACGACCGACGGCACACCGGCGAGGTTCCCGATGTTGATTTCGATGAGTGTGACGAACTTGCCCATCAGCCCCTGGGAGGGTGCGTACTCCTCAAGGTAGATCGCCGCCCCGACGCCGACCGGGAACGTGGTGAGCACGATCACGATAATCATCATCACCGAGCCGACCATCGAAGGGTAGATACCGGCATCGGCGGCGGTCCGTGAGGTCGCGCTCGTCAGGAACCCCCAGTCGAGCCAGGGGTCCGGTCCGGCAAACCCGAGCGCGCCGGTGACGACGCTGCCGACGACCACGCCAAGCACGGCGGCGACCGGGAAGGCGAGGCCGCGGACGCCTTCGCCACGACGGAGCACGCCTTCCACGTAGACACCCAGCGGGAGTACGGCGAATGTGACTATGAGCAGCCACACGTCGGTCCCAATTCCCAGCAGTGGTCCGGCGACGACGCCCAGCACCGCAACTGCCGCCGTCAGCCCGACGACGGCCAGGCCGTCTCGCCGCGACTCGCGTCGCTGTTCGACGAACCAGCCTGCGGCACCGGCGACTGGGAGCACGAGCGTCAGGAGTAACATGACCCAGTCCGTGGGCACGAACGGGAGCATCATGATGGCTTCTCGGAGGCTTATTACGCGATAGTACAGCCCGAAGTCGAGGCCGAGCGCCGCGGCGGCGTCGGTGACGAACCAGTTGAACCTGGTGGGTGGCAGCCCGAATACCGTGATAATCGGAGCGAGGAGCACCACGGCGAGGCGTTCGAGCGCGGCCTTCGGCCGCAGTCGGCCGTGTGCAACGATCAGGCCGCCGGCCACGACCAGCGAGATGAGGAGCGCGAACCACTCGAGTACGGAGAGCAGTTCGATGAACAGGACCGCAAACCCGCCCGTGAGCAGGAGTCCCACGACCGGGAGTCCGCTGGTGACGTAGGCGACCTCGCCGGCCGGCTCGTCGAGTCGATAGTAGTAGACGGCTAGTGCGGCCAGCGGCACCAGCACCGTCGCGGCGTAGGTCGCCAGCCACCCTGCGTCGGCCGAGAAGGGTCGGAACGCGTCGTTGGCGACGAACAGCAGGAGGAGCAGGACGGAGACGAGTCCGAACGCGGTCGCCGCGAGACAGGTCGCCTCGAAGGCACGCCCCCGAAGATGGTTGACATCGCTGTTCTCCCCGTGCCAGCCCGTTTCAGGTTCTCGTGTTGCCATCAGTTCAGTCCCCCAGTGTTCATTCGTACTCCTCCCGGTATCGCGCCGCGATTCGGTTGCTCAGCAGGTTCAACAGGAACGTGATGACGAACAGCGTCAGGCCGATAGCGAAGAGACTGGTAAAGCCCAGTTGACTGACGCTGTCGGCGCTGTTGATCTGGACCATCGCCGCCGTCATCGGCTGGTACCCCTGGAAGAGGTTCGCGAGCGGGTCCGAGAGGTTCAGCATCCGGGGCCGGCTGCCGGCCGCGACGACGACGATCATCGTCTCGCCGATGGCCCGCGACAGGGCGAGAATGAACGAGGAGAAGATGCCCGAGGCTGCCGCGGGGACGACGACGCCGGTGGTCACCTCGAACTTCGTCGCGCCCATCCCGTAGCCGGCCTGTCGCAGCGAGTCCGGGACGGAACTCATCGCGTCCTCGCTCAGGCTGGAGACCATCGGGATGATCATGATACCGACCATGATGGAAGCGCTGAGGATGTTGAACGTGTTCACCGGGAGCCCGATGGTCTGGAGGAACGGTGTCACGTACACGAGCGCGAAGATACCGTAGACGACTGTCGGGATACCAGCCAGAATTTCCAGCCCCGGTTTCAGCACCGAGCGCATCTGGTCGCTAGCGTACTCGCTGAGATAGACCGCGGCCGCGACACCCGTCGGGAGTGCGATGACGGCGGAGATCACCGTGACCAACAGCGTGCCGCTCAACAGCGGGAGTAACCCGTAGACGTTCCGACTGATGAGGAACTCCGTTCCGGTGAAGAAGTCGACCGGGTTCACCAGCGTAAAGAACGTAATCGCGTCGCGTGCGAGCAACACGACGATGCTGACGGTGACGAGAATCGACGCGGCAGCACACAGGAGCAAGACGTATCGGTACATACGCTCGCGTGCTGCACGCCCACTCGGTCTGGACGTAATATTCGGCCCGGGCGTCTCGGTACTCATTGTGTTGTCTCTCATAATGTACTCATGTGAGTAAGCCGGCTCTCGACCGTGTTAGCCGGCGATCTCGTCCAGCTTTTCGAGGTTCTCGTCGCGCTGCTCGGCGCTCGACGGCACGTACCCGATATCCTGCACTAGGTCGGTTTCGGCCTGCTCGAGGTAGAACTGAATGAACTCGTACACTTCCTCTCGCTGAAGCGCTGACTCGGCCGCGTAGATGAACAGCGGTCGGGCCAGCGGATAGGAACCGTCCTTGGCGTTTGCCAGACTCGGAGGGGTACATTCGTCGCCCTCTTCGGCCTTGACTTCGACGGCTTTCACCGCCTCGGAGTTGGAGTTGTAGTAGGCGAAGCCGAAATACCCCATCCCACCCTCGTTGTCACGGATCCCTTTGACGATAGTCTCGTCCTCTTCGGTCGGCTGGTACTCGGTTGTGTGTTCGGTGTCCTCGCCGACAACGTTCTCGTTGAAGTAGTCGAACGTCCCGGACGTCGACGCCGGGCCGTAGCGTTCGATCTCCATATCGGGCCACTCGTCGCGCACGTCCGACCAGTTCGTGACGCCCGCTTCGTCGCTCCAGATCTGGCGAAGTTCGTCGAAGGTCATGCAGTCGACCCAGTCAGCGTCGTTGTTGACCGCGACAGTCAACGCGTCACCCGCGATCTCGAACTCGACAGGCTCGACGTCGTTGCCCGAACACTGCTCTATCTCGGCGTCGCTGATAGGGCGGGAAGCCCCGTTGATATCGGAGTCGCCGGGACAGAACCAGTTCTCGAAGCCGCCGCCGCTCCCCGTGGAGTCGACGGTGACGTTGACGTTCCCGTGTTCTTCCATGAACTCCTCGGCCATCGCGTCGGAGATGGGGAACACGGTACTGCTGCCCTTGATAATGACCTGCCCCGAGAGGCCGTCAGAACCGCTGTCAGTGGAGCCGCCGTCGTTGCCACGGCTCGTGTTCTGCGTACAACCGGCCAGTGCCAGCGCCCCAATCGCACCAGAACTTGTTAAAAATCGGCGACGTGAGAGACCACTGCTCGGTGAATCTGTCATCACCTGATGGAAGTTAGAGAGCGGATAAGTACCCTACTATTAGCCCTATATCTGGATATAAACACTATATACTACTATATATTTTGATGGCGTTGCTATCTCGCGCGCCTAAAACGGGGTAACGGGCGTCTAAGCCCGATAGCGGCCCAGTTAGAGAACAACTCGTTGATCCTGATATTGACACCATACTACACGGGGTAGCGCCCGCAGCGTGTGTCGTTATTTCATGACAGCACAGGTCAGAGTTTCGATCAGTAATATATAGTCACAGCATATTTTATAAATCTGCAGCGCGTATTCGTAGTACTATGGAGACGCGCAAAGTACAGCTGACGGGCGGGTCCACGTACACTGTCTCACTACCGAAGGAGTGGGCGACTGAGAATGGTGTCGAGAGCGGCAGTATCGTCGAGTTTTACGCCGAAGACGACCTGCTACTGGTCTCGCCACAGCACGGCGACGACCACGTCGAGGGAACGCTAGACGTGACCGGCCTCGAAAACAGGCACGAACTCACGCGGGCAGTGATGACGATGTACGTCAGCGGCTTCGACATCATCCGACTGGAGGCCGCTCGCATAACGGCCGAGCAGCGACGCATCATCCGCGATGCGACACAGGGACTGGTCGGCCTCGAGATGATAGAGGAGACGGCTGACCGAGTCGTCCTGCAGGACCTGCTGGATTCGTCGGAGCTCTCCGTTCTCAACGCCATCACGCGTATGCGGCTGGTTTCGTTGACGATGCTCTCAGACGCCGTCAAGGCGCTCATCGAGGACGACAACGACCTCGCCGAAGACGTTATACAACGCGACGACGACGTGGACCGCCTCTGGTACATGGTCTCGCGCGTGTTCCGAACCGTCCTTCGCAATCCGACGGCAGCCAACGAAATCGGCTTCCCGCGTGAGACAGTGTTCGACTATCAGTCCAGCGCCCGTCAGCTAGAGCGCATTGCTGACCACGCGACCAAAATCGCCAGCCTCTCCCAGGAAATCGGCGAAATCACCGGCGAAACTGCCGACCTTCTCGATCAGTTGGAAACCGAGGCCATCGCCGTCCCCGAAACCGCGATGGATGCGCTGTTGGCTGACGACAACGACGAGGCTGTCGAGTTGGCAAACGAGGCCCGTGCTCGCATCCCCGAAGTCGACGAAACCGCCCGCGAGGTAGACGGGAAAGTCAGGGAGCTAGACCCACAGAGCGCACAGCTACTTGGCCGCGTGGTCGACTCGCTGTCCCGAACCGCCGACTACGGCGGCAACATCGCCGAAAGCGCGCTCCAGAAGGCCGCTCCCCGGCCATAGCTGACGCTGTCGCTCCGAGTCCGTGAACAGCCGAAAAAGCTGATTGCGTGCCGGATTACTCGACCAGCACGGCGTTGACCTGACCGTGCTGCCCCGGGCGGGAGGTCACGCGGGCCTGTCCCTCGGAAGTGTCGAGGATTGCGCCTTTCGTGATGATGTTTCGCCGGGCGTAGTTCGGGTTCGACGGGTTCTCGACGACGTTCTCGATGGTCGCTTCGATGGTTTCCGCGCCGTCGGCGATGCTCGCAACGTCGGTCTTGACCGCACGGACCTTCTGGGTGTTACCGCGGGAGTCGACGGTCTTCAGTCGCTGCTCGCCGACCTGCGTCTCGACGGTGTCCTTGCCGAGCTCGTGTTTCTTCTTCTTGTGGTTCGGTCGTCGGCGGCCGCCTGTCCGCTTGCGAGGGGAGCGTCCCTGGTCTTTCATACGGGAAGGAAGACCCAGCGGCTACTTGAACCGTTCGATGCCGACTCGCCATCGTAATCGTTACCCCCGCGCCGACCGGTTGCTCTGACGATGAGTCTGAAGACGGCCGTCGCCGCACCGTTCCGCCAGCGTGGAACCGACCGGATGGCGGAAAGCGAGTTCGTCGTCGCGCTCTCGCTGGACCGGAACTGGTTCTCGCCCGACCAGGCTAAGACGCTGGTGGACGTGGCCGCGAGCGAGGGGCTGGTCGAACGGGACGAGGACGACCTCGTCGTCGCTTTCGACGCGACACACACCACGATTCCGGACGGGTTCACGCCGGGTGAGGAAATCCTGCAGTCGCGGTCGACGTTCGAGCGGGTGCTCGATGCGGTCGTCGAGGCCGGCATCGAGAAACAGACCGCTGTCGCCGGCATCAACGCGCTCCAGTCCGACATCGGTGTCACGCTCGAGGCCGCGGCCGTGGTGTACGCGCGGAGTGAGGGTGTCGACGTCGAAGCCATCGCTGCCGACGTTCGGGAGGAGCTCTAATGGTCAAAGACAGGATTGCTGACGGCCGACGGATCGGACAGTTGCTCGCCTCGGAACTGACCGGCCTCCAGCGCGGGCCGCTTGCCGACGTGTCCGTCGTCGATGCCGATAGGGACGTGGACCCGACGCCGGACGGGGCCTTCGCCTACCGCGTGACGGCCGACGACGCCGAAGTGGCAATCGTCGAGGTAACGCCGGAGACGGCTTGGTTGGTCTTGGAGCGAGAGCCCGCGACCGTGCCGGATCGTGATGATCTCACCGTCGACGGGACAACCATCGTCGTTCACAGCGGCGCGGCAGTGAAAGCCGCGGTCGACGTGCTGGAGCAGTCCCTCTCGGGGTAGGAGGGTTTTCCGGAGAAAGAAACGGTTGGCTGCGACTCCGACTGAAATACCTGTACTCATACTGTCGGCTGTACGTCTGTAAAGAATTTCGCCACCCGGGGTGGCGAATATCTTAAAATAGTTACAGCCAACAGTATCAGTGACGACTCGGCTCGGCAATAGCCGCGGACGTCCACGCGACGAAGCCAGTGAGGACGAGTACGGAACCGAGTATCGCTGTCGCGGCAGCGATAGCAAGCACCAGCGTCGGGAGGCCGAGCGGCGTTCCGACGGCGATGACAATCGGTGTCGCGGTGATACAGAGCGATCCCAGCGCGACGGCCCGGCGCTGTGTCGTCGTTAGTTCGATGCCGAGATGGAACAGCGACCCGGGCTCCGGGTCGGGAGCGGCGAGGCCGAGACACAACAGCGGAACGCCGATAAACACCAGCGTTGCCGCGACAGCGTACGACCAGAACAGCCACTGTCCGGACGCGGGCGCGAGCGACAACAGCGCGCCGACGGCCACGAGCAGGACACCACCGACGAGTCCGAACTGCCGCAGCCGCGGGTCGTCCAGGGCTTCGCTCAGGTCTGGGAGGGTCTCGGCCACATGGCCGATATCCATGAAACGGTCCATGAGCGGGCTTCTACCTGCGTTGTGAAATAGACACGGGGGAGAATATCAAATCTGATTCCATCGAAGCGGGCACGACGCGAGAAGGAAACGCTTGTATCGCTGCCAGCCGCCGCGGTATCTATGCACTTCTTCGACCGTCTCGCGGACCGAATCGCGACCGCCGACAGCGTGGTGTCGGTCGGCCTCGACCCGGACCCCGACCGCCTCCCCGACAGCGTGCTGGACGCCGACCTCCCGCGCTGGCAGTTCAACCGCCGCATCATCGATGCGACCCACGAACACGCCGCCTGCTACAAGCCGAACGCCGCCTTCTACGAGGACCCCGACGGCTGGCGCGCCCTCGAAGAGACCATCGCCTACGCACACGGGAAGGACGTGCCCGTGCTGCTCGACGCAAAGCGGGGCGATATCGGCAACACGGCGCGGCAGTACGCCCGGATTCTCGACGACGAGGAAGGGCCTGCGGCCGACGCCATCACGGTCAACCCGTTCCTCGGCCGGGACTCGTTGGAGCCGTTTCTCCAGCGCGCGGACAAGGGCGTGTTCGTGCTGGGGCGCACGTCCAACCCCGGCGGCGAGGACCTCCAGGACCTCGAACTGGCCTCCGGCGAGAAGCTCTACGAGCGCGTGGTCCACCTCGCGGACCTCTGGAACGGGAACGGGAACGTCGGACTCGTCGTCGGCGCGACCAACCCCGACGAACTCGAAGAAATCCGCGAATTAGTTCCGGACATTCCGTTCCTCGTCCCCGGCGTCGGCGCGCAGGGTGGCGACGCCGAAGCGGCCGTCGAGCACGGTCTCGCCGACGGCGTCGGCCTCGTCAACTCCTCGCGGGGCATCATCTTCGCCGGCGAGGACGCCGACACGCGGCGCGACGACTCCGGTGACGCGTTCTTCAAGGCCGCCGGACAGTCCGCGAAACAGCTCAAACAGCGACTGAATCAGTTCCGCTAATCAAAACCGGTACGTGTCCACGCCGTCGGGCATATCCTCCGGCGACATCCGGTCGCTCGGCTGGCCGACCTCCGCACCGCACTCGACACACATCCCGGTGTCCTCGTCCCAGTGGCGGTCACAGACGAGTCGCCCGCATCTATCGCAGGTGTGGTCCACGTCGGGGCGCTCACAGATTTCACACAGTCCGGCTACGCTCATGTCAGGATGTAGCATACCTGATGGTTTGAATCTTTGGCGGCGTGACTGCGGTAGTTAGTCCGCCAGAACGAACACAGAGAACCGGAGAGCCACAAGAGAGCCACGAAGTATTTCCCCGTGGGCATTCCTCTCTATAATATGTTACCACTCCTCCAGCTTGGATCGCTTCCGTCACTGCCAGCAATACTCGTCGGCTTGCTGGCTATCGCCGTGGTGCTACTGGTCGGTCGGCTCGTGATGAAGGTGGCGTGGCGGCTCATCATCATCGCGATCATCGCCGTCGCCGTCCTCTGGATACTCGGAATGCTGGGCTTTCAGGTCATCTAGAGCCCAGCAAGGAAGTTCCGGATCACGTCGTGACCGACCGCAGTCAGGACTGACTCCGGATGGAACTGAACAGCTTCGATGGGGTGCTCGCGGTGGCGGACACCCATCACCAGTTCCGTGCCGTCCTCGGTCTCCGTCGTCGCGCTGACGACGAACTCCTCGGGAACGTCCTCTGCAATGAGCGAGTGATAGCGCCCGCCCTGGAACCCCTGTTCCAGTCCCTCGAAGACGCCCTGCTCGTCGTGGTCGATGGGGAACGCCTTGCCGTGAATCGGCTCCGGCGCGCGACCGATGGTGCCGCCGTAGGCGTACACCGCCGATTCGAGGCCGAGACAGACACCGAGTGTCGGCACGTCAGGACTGACCTCACGGAGGACATCCAGCGTGACCCCGACATCGCGTTCGTTCTTCGGATGGCCCGGGCCCGGCGAAAGGATAATCGCGTCGGGGTCGAACACCTCGACATCGTCGAGTGATGCCGTGTTCCGGACGACTTCAGTCTCGGCGTGCTCGGAGACGTACTCGACGAGGTTGTACGTGAACGAGTCGAAGTTATCGACGAATAGCACCCGGAGGTCGTCCCTGACGGCGTCCGCACCAGCGGGCTGTGCTGTGCTCATCGGGTCACCTCCTCGTGGCCTGCAGCGCGCTCTGCTACGTCGACCGGTTCCCCTTCGATTTCCTCAAGCGCGGTCAACACGCCGTCCATCTTCTGCTCAGTCTCGACGTACTCGCTTTCCGGGTCCGAGTCCGCGACGATGCCGGCCCCGGCCTGCACGGTGATGCGGTCCCGGTCACCCTCGTCCTCAACCGTCGCCGAGCGGATGACGATAGCGAAGTCGGTGTCGCCGTCCCAGTCGAAGTAACCGACGCCGCCGCCGTAGGGGCCACGGGGCGAGCGTTCGAGTTCGTCGATAATCTCCATGGCGCGGATCTTCGGTGCACCGGAGAGGGTCCCCGCCGGGAATGTCGCGCGGGCGGCGTCGAAGGCGTCTTTGTCTTCGGCTAGGCGACCCGTCACGGTGGACTCGATATGCTGGACGTGGCTGTACTTGAGGACGTTCATGAACTCGGGGACTCGGACGCTGCCGGCCTCGGAGACGCGGCGCACGTCGTTGCGCGCGAGGTCGACGAGCATCGTGTGCTCGGCCCGCTCCTTGCCGTCGGCGAGCATCTCGCCGGCGAGGCGGCGGTCCTCGACGGGGGAGTTCCCGCGCGGGCACGTCCCCGCGATGGGGTTCGAGACGACGTGGTCGCCGGCGACGGAAACGAGCGTCTCCGGGCTCGCGCCGACGATAGTCAGGTCGTCGTAGCCGAGCAGGTACATGTATGGCGACGGGTTCACTGCCCGGAGCGACTCGTAGAACCCGAGCGGGTCGACCTCGCCGTACAGCTCGCGGGTCCGCGAGATGACGCCCTGGTAGATGTCGCCCGAGAGGACGTACTCCTTGGCGCGCTCGACGGCGTCCTCGTACTCGTCTCTGGGGCCGGCGACTTCGTCCTCACGGCGGAAGCCGCCAGTCGAAAGCGGCGACAAGTTCGAGAGGACGCCCTCGACGCGCTCGGCCTCGGCGACCAGTTCGTCGTAGCGGTCACCGGCGTCCTCGCCCTGCCTGACAACGGGTGTGAACACGAGCGAGACAGTGTCCTCGACGTGGTCGAAGCGGACCGTCGACGTCGTGAGGACGAACTGGGCGTCCGGGAACCGCGAGTCGGGCCGGTCCAGCCCGACTTCGTCAAGCCAGAGGTCGTAGACTGCGTCGTACGAGAGGAAGCCGACGAGGCCGCCTTCGAGGTGCTGCCGGTCCATATCCGGGAAGTTCCGCAACGCCACGTCGGGCATCGCCGCCCGGAGGTCGTCGACCACGTCGCCGCCGTCGGTCGTCACGAGGTCGGCGTAGCGGTCGTCGAACGCCTCGACCTCGCTGTCGTCGCCGGTCACAGTGACGACGGCGCGCGGGTCGTAGCCGACGAAAGAGAAGCGGGCGTGGCGGTCGTCGGTCTCCGGCGCGAACGCGCCGTCGGGGTCGCTGGAGGCGACCTTCTCGGCGCTTTCGAGCAGGAACGTGTAGTCGTTTGCGGCCACGTCGCTCGTGCGGCCGGTCAGGGCCGCGTACGCGGTCAGCGGTTCCACGTCGACGTCCAGTTCCGCGGCCGCCCTGACGACGACCGGGCGGTCGGCCTTGGCGTGTTCGACGAACTCCTCGCGGGAGATGTCGAGGGTCATACCGTACCCTCCGACGCTCGCGTGGCGTTCCGGACGAACCGCTCGACGGCGTCGTGGTCTTTCGTGCCGCCCGAGGACTCGACGCCGCTCGCCACGTCGACGGCGAACGGGTCGACCGCTTCGACAGCCTCGGCCACGTTCTCGGGAGTCAATCCGCCGGCCAGCACGACGGGGACGTCCAGCGAGTCGACGAGGTCGCGCGTGCGCTCCCAGTCGTGTGTCTCGCCCGTGCCACCGCCGCCGTCGGCGTCGACCGAATCGACGAGCAGGGCGTCGGCGTGGTCGGCGTAGTCTTCGATGGCCGGCGCGTCTGCCTCGACCACGGAGACGATGTCCTGAGTGATTCGGCTGGCGAGAGCCCCGAGCTCGGCCGGTGAGAGGCCGTCGTGGACCTGCACTGCGTCGGGTTCGACCCTGTCGATGCGCCTGACGGCCTCCTGAACCGTCGTCGGCATCGTCACCAGCACGCTCGTCACGAACGGCGGGACGCCATCGACGAGCGTCGTGGCTGTCTTCTCGTCGACCTCTCGGGGCGTGTCGACCGGGACGCCGTGGATGACGCCGACCGCATCAGCGCCAGCCGCGATAACGGCGTCGCGGTCCTTGTTGTCCGTCACGCCACAGATCTTCACGCGCGTCATGCCCCAATCAGGTCGTCGAGTTTGTCGGCCGCCGCGCCCGATTCAATGGCCTGTCGGGCCTGTTCGACCCCCGCTTCGTGCGTGTCGGCGACGCCGGCGACGTAGATGGCCGCGCCGGCGTTCGCGAGAATGATATCCCGCTTTGCACCGGTCACGTCGCCAGTGACGATGCCACGGAGGTCGGCGGCGTTCTCCTCGGGTGATCCCCCGGAGATGGTCTCGATGTCGTGCATTTCAAGCCCTATATCCTCCGGAGTGATGGTGTACTCCTCGATCCGGTCGCCGGTGACCTCCGCGACAGCCGTCTCGCCGTGGATGGCGATCTCGTCGAGGCCGTCACCGTGGACAACCAGCGCTCGTTCGACGTCCAGTCGGGCCAGCGCCTCTGCCATCACGGGCACGAGGTCCGGGTCGTAGACACCAAGCACCTGCGCGTCCGCGTCAGCGGGGTTCGTCAGCGGGCCGAGAATATTGAAGACTGTCCGCATCCCGAGTTCCTGGCGCGGGCCGATGACGGCCTTCATGGCCGGGTGGAACACGGGAGCGAGCATGAAACCGATGCCGTCTCGTTCGATAGTCTCCTCGACGGCCGGCGGTTCGGCCTCGATGTCGACGCCGACTTCTTCGAGCACATCGGCACTCCCCGAAGATGAAGAAACAGAGTAGTTGCCGTGTTTGGCGATGGGGACGCCAGCCCCGGCAGCGACGATGGCGCTCGTTGTCGAGACGTTGATCGTGTTGTAGTCGTCGCCGCCGGTCCCGCAGGTGTCGACAAGCCCCTCGCGGTCCGGTCGAATGGTCCGTGCGGCGTCACGCATCCCCTCGGCGAAGCCGGCGATCTCGGCCTCCGTCTCCCCCTTCGCCCGCAGTGCCGTCAGGAGCGCACCGATCTGTGCCTCTGTCGCATCCTCGAAGACAGTCGTCGCAACGGCTCGGGCCTCGTCCTGTGTCAGGTCGTCACCGTCAGTGACGCGTTCAATATACTCTTTCATTGTATTCACCAATGGACTTTTTCGTGTTGTGATGTACAAATCCGTACATTGACTTAAGCCTATCGGGACCCCGACTCGCTGCCGTATCTGTGTGGGCAATCAACAGACAACGTGGCGATACGGAATCCGAAACCTTCAATTACACCCACCGGAAACAATGTGGTGTACCTCGCAGTGAGGG
The genomic region above belongs to Haloarcula hispanica ATCC 33960 and contains:
- the trpD gene encoding anthranilate phosphoribosyltransferase — its product is MKEYIERVTDGDDLTQDEARAVATTVFEDATEAQIGALLTALRAKGETEAEIAGFAEGMRDAARTIRPDREGLVDTCGTGGDDYNTINVSTTSAIVAAGAGVPIAKHGNYSVSSSSGSADVLEEVGVDIEAEPPAVEETIERDGIGFMLAPVFHPAMKAVIGPRQELGMRTVFNILGPLTNPADADAQVLGVYDPDLVPVMAEALARLDVERALVVHGDGLDEIAIHGETAVAEVTGDRIEEYTITPEDIGLEMHDIETISGGSPEENAADLRGIVTGDVTGAKRDIILANAGAAIYVAGVADTHEAGVEQARQAIESGAAADKLDDLIGA
- the pyrF gene encoding orotidine-5'-phosphate decarboxylase, with amino-acid sequence MHFFDRLADRIATADSVVSVGLDPDPDRLPDSVLDADLPRWQFNRRIIDATHEHAACYKPNAAFYEDPDGWRALEETIAYAHGKDVPVLLDAKRGDIGNTARQYARILDDEEGPAADAITVNPFLGRDSLEPFLQRADKGVFVLGRTSNPGGEDLQDLELASGEKLYERVVHLADLWNGNGNVGLVVGATNPDELEEIRELVPDIPFLVPGVGAQGGDAEAAVEHGLADGVGLVNSSRGIIFAGEDADTRRDDSGDAFFKAAGQSAKQLKQRLNQFR
- a CDS encoding phosphoribosylanthranilate isomerase; its protein translation is MTRVKICGVTDNKDRDAVIAAGADAVGVIHGVPVDTPREVDEKTATTLVDGVPPFVTSVLVTMPTTVQEAVRRIDRVEPDAVQVHDGLSPAELGALASRITQDIVSVVEADAPAIEDYADHADALLVDSVDADGGGGTGETHDWERTRDLVDSLDVPVVLAGGLTPENVAEAVEAVDPFAVDVASGVESSGGTKDHDAVERFVRNATRASEGTV
- the trpG gene encoding anthranilate synthase component II, which produces MSTAQPAGADAVRDDLRVLFVDNFDSFTYNLVEYVSEHAETEVVRNTASLDDVEVFDPDAIILSPGPGHPKNERDVGVTLDVLREVSPDVPTLGVCLGLESAVYAYGGTIGRAPEPIHGKAFPIDHDEQGVFEGLEQGFQGGRYHSLIAEDVPEEFVVSATTETEDGTELVMGVRHREHPIEAVQFHPESVLTAVGHDVIRNFLAGL
- the trpE gene encoding anthranilate synthase component I, encoding MTLDISREEFVEHAKADRPVVVRAAAELDVDVEPLTAYAALTGRTSDVAANDYTFLLESAEKVASSDPDGAFAPETDDRHARFSFVGYDPRAVVTVTGDDSEVEAFDDRYADLVTTDGGDVVDDLRAAMPDVALRNFPDMDRQHLEGGLVGFLSYDAVYDLWLDEVGLDRPDSRFPDAQFVLTTSTVRFDHVEDTVSLVFTPVVRQGEDAGDRYDELVAEAERVEGVLSNLSPLSTGGFRREDEVAGPRDEYEDAVERAKEYVLSGDIYQGVISRTRELYGEVDPLGFYESLRAVNPSPYMYLLGYDDLTIVGASPETLVSVAGDHVVSNPIAGTCPRGNSPVEDRRLAGEMLADGKERAEHTMLVDLARNDVRRVSEAGSVRVPEFMNVLKYSHVQHIESTVTGRLAEDKDAFDAARATFPAGTLSGAPKIRAMEIIDELERSPRGPYGGGVGYFDWDGDTDFAIVIRSATVEDEGDRDRITVQAGAGIVADSDPESEYVETEQKMDGVLTALEEIEGEPVDVAERAAGHEEVTR